In Halalkalibaculum roseum, a single window of DNA contains:
- a CDS encoding sensor histidine kinase: MKRQLFVLLFLFLIPFSESEGQLLPFTHYTPDREINALPSAEVHKVFQDKLGYMWFSIYSSGLVRYDGVNMELYGQEDGLRDLTVWDLIEDPSGRLWVSSNAGLVVSEKPLENYGVGKRVQFISESNDVSIIDLTVNHNRMTIDDEGWLWVGTENVGIVKYRFNQEDELQADTVSTNLSGTGEELAVRALTARKDGSIWVALPNGNLLRFKNEEATRTYEFFGDEYTNALFESAEDRLLGGNRDGSVWMLNEDNGKTGFTIIDKSLNSNIASIRADHDNRIWVSSEGSGILTIEGDDYSKTGNITRANGLLSEIVFNITEDREENLWIAQSGGISKLRYNYRAFTNISSTPIGGEKTLLPSPSINTIQLNNSDSNGDPCSFWAGTSEGGIACLSETFDSEYIQFADGLAGNWVNGLAYDSYGRLWIGSTRGLNSLSFKEAPDLENLKDKTSVSVLGKQAELATYPTASILSIQKLRLPLGQESQQTIETLFLPAYHRVFVIIDNTFITLDEEWGLPPTIYHASAVDSLGYLWIGTRDRGIYRSRIPVHAAMFTGESDITDKDTFFQLWWSTEDGAPTNQIDNLYWSNNQMWVGTTNGLISLDAETKSKRHTITTADGLLADNITSIAKSPVTGTFWLGTNQGLAEVDPESGTVLRTITKAEGLVDNEVWYYGSVQISKEGSVYFGTANGISIYKPHLDRENKQPPIVRLTSAVSEEVPGERNEFSFEYAALTFGSEREARYQTRLIGFNDEWSPDKTDTRVNYTNLPAYFFPETYTLEVRAANESGIWSDEVLSYSFTVTPPWWLSWGASMGYFIILALGIFAVDRFQRRRLIKREREAALLRETELKAEAAEAQAKALEVENELKATELEKARELETAYHELKATQKRLIQSEKMASLGRLSTGIAHEIKNPLNFINNFAELSKELVEELREAIANDDTAEIQFITDSLSMNTGKIEEHGKRADAIVKSMMQHSRGSNLNFQMTDLNNIVQKYADLAYHSKSAKIPELDVSIVTKLDENLPEVMIIQQQIGQVLQNIIENAFDAVWEQKLKQNGTYLPKITISTSFEKGEEIKIIISDNGPGIPEPVREKIFEPFFTTKPTGEGTGLGLSISYDIITQIHSGSLKVESDDGRGTRFIITLPVGELSSS, translated from the coding sequence ATGAAACGGCAACTATTTGTCTTATTATTTTTATTTCTAATCCCATTCAGTGAATCGGAAGGCCAACTCCTTCCGTTCACTCACTATACGCCGGATAGAGAAATCAATGCCTTACCTTCGGCGGAAGTTCATAAAGTATTTCAGGATAAACTGGGATACATGTGGTTTTCCATTTACTCATCAGGTCTGGTTCGCTACGATGGGGTGAATATGGAACTCTATGGCCAGGAAGACGGCCTCAGGGATCTTACTGTTTGGGATCTCATCGAAGATCCTTCCGGAAGATTATGGGTCAGCTCAAATGCCGGATTGGTAGTCTCTGAAAAACCTCTTGAAAATTACGGTGTGGGTAAACGGGTACAATTCATATCCGAAAGCAATGATGTTTCCATTATTGATCTTACCGTGAACCATAATCGCATGACTATTGACGACGAGGGTTGGCTATGGGTCGGTACTGAGAATGTTGGCATAGTTAAATATCGCTTTAATCAAGAAGACGAACTGCAAGCAGATACCGTTTCAACCAACCTGAGCGGAACCGGAGAAGAGTTAGCAGTCAGGGCACTCACAGCAAGGAAAGACGGATCTATCTGGGTCGCCCTACCAAATGGCAATCTATTGCGTTTTAAGAATGAAGAAGCAACCCGTACCTATGAATTTTTCGGAGATGAATACACCAACGCCCTCTTTGAATCAGCCGAAGACAGACTCTTGGGAGGAAATAGAGATGGAAGCGTATGGATGCTTAACGAAGATAATGGGAAAACCGGTTTCACAATTATTGATAAAAGCCTGAACAGCAATATTGCGAGTATTCGGGCGGACCATGATAACCGGATATGGGTATCGAGTGAAGGCTCCGGAATACTAACAATCGAGGGTGATGATTATAGTAAAACTGGGAATATTACAAGAGCCAATGGTCTTTTAAGTGAAATAGTTTTCAATATCACCGAAGACCGGGAAGAAAACCTATGGATTGCACAGTCAGGCGGAATCTCCAAGCTTCGATACAATTACCGGGCCTTTACAAACATCAGCAGTACACCTATAGGGGGAGAGAAAACCCTCCTTCCATCACCATCCATTAATACCATTCAGTTGAATAACTCTGACTCAAATGGGGATCCCTGTTCCTTCTGGGCAGGAACATCGGAAGGAGGTATTGCCTGCCTTAGTGAGACTTTTGACTCCGAATATATTCAGTTTGCGGATGGACTGGCGGGTAACTGGGTAAACGGGCTCGCCTATGATAGCTATGGACGGCTTTGGATAGGATCTACCCGCGGCCTGAACAGCTTGTCTTTTAAAGAAGCGCCGGATCTTGAGAATCTGAAAGACAAAACAAGTGTCTCAGTTCTGGGTAAACAAGCTGAATTGGCAACCTACCCTACAGCCAGCATTTTATCCATACAAAAGCTTCGATTACCGCTAGGGCAAGAAAGTCAGCAAACCATAGAAACACTTTTTCTCCCCGCTTATCACAGAGTCTTCGTAATTATTGACAATACCTTCATTACCCTTGATGAAGAGTGGGGACTGCCGCCCACTATTTACCATGCTTCTGCCGTGGATAGTCTCGGATACCTGTGGATCGGTACACGTGACAGGGGTATTTACCGAAGTCGCATACCTGTACACGCTGCCATGTTTACCGGTGAATCAGACATTACAGACAAGGATACTTTTTTCCAATTATGGTGGTCAACAGAAGACGGAGCACCGACCAATCAAATTGATAATCTTTACTGGTCTAATAACCAGATGTGGGTGGGTACTACCAATGGATTGATCTCCCTTGATGCTGAAACGAAAAGCAAGCGCCATACGATCACTACTGCAGATGGCCTTCTTGCAGATAATATTACCAGCATTGCCAAATCACCGGTGACCGGTACTTTTTGGCTGGGCACCAACCAGGGACTTGCTGAAGTTGATCCCGAGTCCGGCACCGTTTTACGTACCATAACCAAAGCGGAGGGCCTCGTTGATAATGAGGTTTGGTATTATGGCTCGGTACAAATCAGTAAAGAGGGATCTGTCTATTTCGGGACTGCAAACGGTATTTCAATCTACAAACCGCATCTGGACAGGGAAAATAAGCAGCCTCCCATTGTGCGCCTGACAAGTGCAGTATCAGAAGAGGTACCCGGCGAGCGTAACGAGTTCAGTTTTGAATATGCAGCCTTGACCTTTGGCAGTGAAAGAGAAGCAAGGTATCAGACACGCCTGATAGGCTTCAATGACGAATGGTCACCCGATAAAACGGATACCAGGGTTAACTATACCAACCTGCCTGCCTACTTCTTTCCGGAGACCTATACCCTGGAGGTGAGAGCAGCCAATGAAAGCGGTATCTGGTCAGATGAAGTACTCTCTTACAGTTTTACCGTCACTCCTCCCTGGTGGTTAAGCTGGGGGGCTTCTATGGGTTATTTTATCATATTGGCTCTGGGTATTTTTGCAGTCGACCGTTTCCAGCGCCGACGTCTCATCAAAAGAGAACGGGAAGCGGCACTGCTTCGAGAAACCGAATTGAAAGCGGAAGCTGCCGAAGCCCAGGCAAAAGCACTGGAGGTAGAAAACGAACTCAAAGCCACCGAACTTGAAAAAGCACGCGAGCTTGAGACAGCCTACCATGAATTGAAGGCAACCCAAAAAAGGCTGATACAATCAGAGAAAATGGCATCCCTGGGTCGTCTTTCTACCGGCATCGCCCATGAAATTAAAAACCCGCTCAACTTTATCAATAACTTTGCTGAGCTCTCTAAAGAACTTGTAGAAGAACTTCGAGAGGCGATTGCTAATGACGATACCGCAGAGATTCAATTTATCACCGACAGCCTTAGCATGAACACCGGCAAAATTGAAGAACACGGTAAAAGAGCAGATGCCATCGTGAAGTCAATGATGCAGCATTCACGGGGTAGCAATCTCAATTTTCAGATGACCGACCTGAATAATATTGTCCAGAAGTACGCCGACCTTGCCTATCATAGCAAATCAGCTAAAATCCCTGAACTGGATGTTTCTATTGTGACCAAACTTGATGAAAATCTTCCTGAGGTGATGATCATCCAGCAGCAAATCGGGCAGGTGTTACAAAATATTATTGAAAATGCTTTTGATGCCGTTTGGGAACAGAAACTCAAACAAAACGGAACCTATCTGCCCAAAATTACGATCAGTACTTCTTTTGAGAAAGGTGAAGAAATTAAAATTATAATTTCTGACAATGGTCCAGGCATCCCCGAGCCGGTTCGCGAGAAAATCTTCGAACCCTTCTTTACCACCAAACCCACCGGTGAGGGAACCGGACTTGGGCTAAGCATCAGTTATGATATCATAACCCAAATTCACAGCGGTTCGCTGAAGGTGGAGAGTGATGATGGCAGAGGAACTCGTTTCATTATTACGCTACCGGTTGGTGAGCTATCTTCCTCCTAA
- a CDS encoding SdrD B-like domain-containing protein: protein MTVDSEISLETATGESTDIQLQNNNTDPVPLNNYLVTFNGKHYDQEKNQSTFTYTVSGTGVEPALNYFFIESPSCAGSPVAYSPIQSAKVNPEGITWEASISSTESRVYSITYSGDLPIGAVTAKSESGNEPGSAEIPGPCKGIYTISGTVFVDGNGNGSKNTSESGIQNVTVHLLTGDGMEFTRTTTSTGTYSFMVFTGSNSVDFGIEVRSETTENTSDFNERLFDGYSATTSISKTVTVNNADETGTDFGFSPQTEKLILQFEEGTILLDTEEPKFWIQQLRFAQKNNLNADISATDLLGYLEVIEQLYLTDPFQFGDNKIDAALNILTGPNKTELESLLVQLLAAELNVVSGRGSGNLDFDLALIAYGESAADELKNGTASLNIQSSTSSSATDITTAVRTSISDAESLLTSFNSSGGGGGVGNNN, encoded by the coding sequence ATGACTGTTGACTCCGAAATAAGCCTTGAGACGGCAACCGGTGAAAGCACAGATATTCAACTGCAAAACAATAATACTGATCCGGTTCCGCTGAATAATTACCTGGTAACCTTTAACGGCAAGCACTACGATCAGGAGAAGAATCAATCAACATTTACTTACACTGTTTCAGGAACCGGTGTTGAACCGGCCTTAAATTACTTTTTTATTGAATCTCCCTCCTGTGCCGGATCACCGGTAGCTTACAGCCCTATTCAATCGGCTAAAGTGAACCCGGAAGGAATAACCTGGGAGGCCTCTATTTCAAGTACGGAAAGCCGGGTCTATAGTATTACCTATTCCGGAGACCTACCCATTGGTGCTGTAACTGCTAAGAGTGAAAGCGGCAATGAACCCGGTAGTGCTGAAATACCCGGCCCTTGCAAAGGCATTTATACCATTTCGGGTACCGTATTTGTTGACGGAAACGGTAATGGTTCTAAAAACACATCGGAATCGGGCATACAAAATGTGACAGTACATCTTTTAACCGGTGATGGCATGGAATTTACCCGGACAACTACTTCGACCGGAACCTATTCATTCATGGTATTTACCGGATCCAATTCTGTTGATTTTGGTATCGAAGTACGATCAGAAACTACCGAAAATACTTCCGACTTTAACGAAAGGTTATTTGACGGTTACTCGGCCACAACTTCAATATCCAAGACGGTTACCGTAAATAATGCTGACGAAACAGGGACCGACTTCGGTTTCTCTCCGCAAACCGAAAAACTGATTTTGCAATTCGAGGAAGGAACCATTCTACTTGATACTGAAGAGCCCAAATTCTGGATTCAGCAGTTGCGTTTTGCACAAAAGAATAATTTAAATGCGGATATATCTGCTACCGACCTACTGGGATATCTGGAAGTCATTGAACAGTTGTACCTTACCGATCCATTTCAATTCGGCGATAATAAAATTGATGCCGCTCTCAATATTCTAACCGGTCCGAATAAAACAGAATTGGAATCCCTACTGGTTCAATTACTTGCTGCCGAGCTGAATGTTGTCAGCGGAAGAGGGTCCGGTAATCTTGACTTCGATCTTGCACTAATAGCCTATGGTGAAAGCGCCGCTGATGAATTGAAAAACGGTACCGCTTCCTTGAATATCCAAAGCAGTACCTCATCATCTGCCACAGATATAACTACTGCTGTAAGGACTAGCATTTCGGATGCCGAATCCCTGCTGACATCATTTAACTCCTCCGGCGGTGGCGGTGGAGTCGGAAATAATAATTAG
- a CDS encoding STAS domain-containing protein, protein MKYTIKEQFNCVIIKLKGNVMGGPGAEQFREDLHDLIEQDKTNVIVNLGKVKFINSSGLGIIIGALTTMRKAGGNLIICEADKKIENLLMITQLVSVFQHYRTEKEAIEHYQEG, encoded by the coding sequence ATGAAATATACCATCAAAGAACAGTTCAACTGCGTAATTATAAAGTTAAAGGGAAATGTAATGGGCGGTCCTGGTGCCGAACAGTTTCGAGAAGATCTGCATGACCTAATAGAGCAGGATAAGACGAATGTAATAGTCAATCTTGGAAAAGTTAAGTTTATCAATTCATCCGGGCTGGGGATTATTATCGGTGCACTGACCACCATGCGAAAAGCAGGTGGGAACCTGATAATCTGTGAGGCCGACAAGAAAATAGAGAATCTGCTTATGATCACACAGCTGGTATCCGTTTTCCAGCACTATCGCACCGAGAAGGAAGCAATTGAACACTATCAGGAAGGCTGA
- the egtB gene encoding ergothioneine biosynthesis protein EgtB gives MDATTVKKTTPNSATDRYSRERLINRFKAIRDFSDQLTEPLEIEDFVVQAMENTSPTKWHLAHVSWFYETFLLDKVYDNYQSLHPQYAYIFNSYYLQTGEPHTRSKRGLLTRPTVREVFEFRDYVNKEVFKFLENATEEQLREYGPVIEIGNNHEQQHQELMITDFKYMFAQNPLCPAYKDLKLPDSKDVPPLNWVAFDEGIYQIGNKGDEFTYDNEHPRHREFLEAFELSDRLITNREFMEFMEDGGYERSELWLDDGWATVNENEWDSPLYWTNKEGQWHYYTLSGLREVDPNEPVTHISYYEADAYARWADARLATEAEWEVAAADLPYKGNFVEEGHYHPRPLQDRSSGLKQMYGDVWEWTKSAYDAYPGYEPLPGALGEYNGKFMCSQYVLRGGSCATSETHIRKTYRNFFYPDARWQFNGIRLARTV, from the coding sequence ATGGATGCCACTACCGTCAAGAAAACCACTCCGAACTCTGCCACCGATCGTTACTCGAGAGAACGTCTGATTAATCGATTTAAAGCTATACGGGATTTCAGTGATCAACTTACTGAACCGCTTGAGATCGAAGATTTCGTGGTTCAGGCCATGGAAAATACTAGTCCCACCAAATGGCATTTAGCCCACGTAAGCTGGTTTTATGAGACGTTTTTGCTGGATAAGGTCTACGACAATTACCAATCTCTTCATCCGCAGTATGCCTATATTTTTAACTCTTATTACCTGCAAACCGGCGAGCCGCACACCCGTTCGAAAAGAGGACTATTGACGCGTCCCACTGTCAGGGAAGTCTTTGAATTCCGGGATTACGTGAATAAAGAAGTGTTTAAATTTTTAGAAAATGCCACAGAGGAACAGCTCAGGGAATATGGTCCGGTTATTGAAATAGGCAATAATCACGAGCAACAGCACCAGGAACTGATGATCACGGACTTTAAATACATGTTTGCCCAAAATCCACTCTGTCCGGCCTATAAAGATCTGAAACTGCCCGATAGCAAAGATGTACCTCCACTGAATTGGGTTGCTTTCGACGAAGGTATTTACCAGATAGGAAATAAGGGCGATGAATTTACCTATGATAATGAGCATCCGCGCCACCGTGAGTTTCTGGAAGCTTTTGAGCTCTCCGATCGTTTGATTACCAATCGTGAGTTTATGGAGTTTATGGAAGATGGAGGATATGAACGCTCCGAGCTCTGGCTGGATGATGGTTGGGCGACGGTTAATGAGAATGAATGGGATAGTCCTTTGTACTGGACAAATAAAGAGGGGCAGTGGCATTACTACACGCTTTCCGGTCTGCGAGAGGTCGATCCCAATGAGCCGGTTACGCATATAAGCTACTACGAGGCCGATGCCTATGCACGCTGGGCTGATGCCCGTCTGGCCACGGAAGCCGAATGGGAAGTTGCCGCCGCCGACCTACCTTACAAGGGAAATTTTGTCGAAGAAGGCCACTACCATCCGCGCCCTCTGCAAGACAGATCTTCGGGACTCAAACAGATGTACGGCGATGTTTGGGAGTGGACAAAGAGTGCTTATGATGCGTACCCGGGATATGAGCCTTTGCCCGGGGCCCTGGGAGAATATAATGGAAAGTTTATGTGCAGCCAGTATGTTCTGCGAGGCGGTTCATGTGCCACATCGGAAACTCATATTCGAAAAACGTACCGAAATTTCTTTTATCCTGACGCCCGCTGGCAATTCAATGGCATCAGGTTAGCTCGAACGGTTTGA
- the egtD gene encoding L-histidine N(alpha)-methyltransferase: MSAEAELNAPRRQMFEEVIEGLRRPQKMIPSKFFYDERGSELFDEITRLDEYYPTRTETRILEENIEEIAGAVGEQSVIVELGSGNSTKTRLLLDHMADISAYVPVDISEEYLMKTVRMLKKEYPDLSIKPVCADYTKPFQIPPIAKPFEYYVIFYPGSTIGNFRPEKARLFLKTISKLLVPGGGMLIGVDLKKDRETLEAAYNDSRCVTAEFNLNMLVRMNRELNADFDVDEFEHLAFYNEEKGRIEMHLVSRQKQEVHLQDEVISIDEGETIHTENSYKYSLEEFRELVKEWFEVQKVWTDEKELFSMQYLVKK, translated from the coding sequence ATGAGTGCAGAAGCTGAACTGAACGCACCCCGGCGCCAGATGTTTGAGGAGGTAATAGAGGGTTTACGCCGGCCTCAAAAGATGATTCCCAGTAAATTCTTTTATGATGAAAGGGGATCCGAACTTTTTGATGAGATTACCCGACTGGATGAATACTATCCTACCCGTACTGAGACACGTATTTTAGAAGAAAATATTGAAGAAATTGCCGGTGCGGTAGGAGAGCAGTCGGTTATTGTAGAGTTGGGTAGTGGGAACAGCACCAAGACGCGGCTGCTGCTGGATCATATGGCAGACATTTCAGCTTATGTTCCTGTTGATATTTCGGAAGAGTACCTGATGAAGACCGTTCGCATGTTGAAAAAAGAATATCCTGATCTCAGCATCAAACCGGTGTGTGCCGACTACACAAAGCCTTTTCAGATTCCACCCATTGCCAAGCCCTTCGAATATTATGTAATCTTTTATCCGGGCTCGACCATAGGAAATTTTCGTCCGGAGAAAGCCCGTCTGTTTCTCAAGACGATCTCTAAGTTGCTGGTTCCCGGCGGCGGTATGCTGATCGGGGTAGATTTGAAGAAAGACCGCGAGACACTGGAGGCTGCCTATAATGATAGCAGATGCGTGACGGCAGAGTTTAACCTAAATATGCTGGTTCGCATGAACCGGGAGTTGAATGCTGACTTTGATGTTGACGAATTTGAGCACCTTGCATTCTACAATGAGGAAAAGGGACGAATTGAAATGCATCTAGTAAGCAGGCAAAAGCAGGAGGTTCATTTGCAAGACGAAGTTATTTCTATTGATGAAGGAGAGACCATCCACACAGAAAACTCCTATAAATACTCACTTGAAGAGTTCAGGGAGTTGGTTAAAGAGTGGTTCGAAGTGCAAAAAGTCTGGACCGATGAAAAAGAACTGTTCAGCATGCAGTACCTGGTAAAAAAGTGA
- a CDS encoding zinc-binding dehydrogenase, with translation MRQIVNTTNGSYDVLQVQEVPDLVPKPHELIIDVKAAGLNFADILARKGQYPDGPSKPCVMGYEVAGVVSSVGDKVEESWLGKEVLAMCRFKGQAEQVCVSEMQVYEKPEKLSFEEAAAIPVNYLTAWVLLVVMGSLQKNESVLIHNVGGGVGIAALDIAKHIGAETYGTASHRKHRFLIERGLEFAIDYRTNDWLDEIMKLTDDRGVDLITDPLGGKEWKRSYKALRATGRLGMFGISTASGGPEAGLKSYWDMLKTVIQMPFYHPLSLLDKNRGVFGVNLGHMWHEPEKAALWTREILKGVDEGWIKPHVDTTFSFEEAGEAHRYIEERKNIGKVILVP, from the coding sequence ATGCGACAGATAGTAAATACCACCAACGGAAGCTATGATGTGTTGCAGGTACAGGAAGTCCCCGACCTGGTGCCGAAACCTCATGAACTAATCATTGATGTTAAAGCAGCGGGACTCAATTTCGCTGATATTCTTGCCCGGAAAGGACAATATCCGGACGGACCTTCCAAACCATGCGTAATGGGTTATGAAGTTGCCGGTGTGGTAAGTTCTGTGGGCGATAAGGTTGAGGAAAGCTGGCTGGGCAAGGAAGTGCTGGCCATGTGCCGCTTTAAGGGTCAGGCTGAACAGGTTTGCGTCAGTGAAATGCAGGTCTATGAAAAACCGGAGAAACTCTCATTTGAAGAAGCCGCCGCTATTCCTGTCAATTACCTGACGGCCTGGGTACTGCTAGTGGTGATGGGAAGCCTGCAGAAAAATGAGTCGGTTCTGATTCACAATGTAGGCGGAGGGGTTGGTATTGCCGCCCTGGATATCGCAAAACATATCGGTGCCGAAACATATGGTACGGCCAGTCACCGCAAGCACCGATTTCTGATTGAACGAGGTTTGGAATTTGCCATAGACTACCGCACCAACGACTGGCTTGATGAAATTATGAAGCTCACCGACGACCGAGGTGTTGACCTCATAACTGACCCGCTTGGCGGCAAGGAGTGGAAACGCAGTTACAAAGCCCTTCGTGCAACCGGCCGGCTGGGCATGTTCGGAATATCCACAGCCAGCGGCGGCCCCGAAGCAGGACTAAAAAGTTACTGGGATATGCTGAAAACAGTCATTCAAATGCCCTTTTACCACCCACTTTCCCTGCTTGATAAAAACCGGGGTGTTTTCGGAGTAAACCTGGGCCATATGTGGCACGAACCTGAAAAAGCAGCACTGTGGACCCGAGAAATTCTTAAGGGTGTAGATGAAGGATGGATAAAACCTCACGTAGATACCACCTTCTCATTTGAAGAAGCAGGAGAAGCTCATCGCTATATTGAGGAAAGAAAAAATATTGGCAAAGTAATCCTGGTACCTTGA
- a CDS encoding amino acid permease: protein MAPEGTDTLQDQVDERESTVQHKYGTFGGVFVPTLLTILGVILFLRQGWVIGNAGLLGGWLIITIAFVIVTFTALSMSCITTNIRIKAGGAYSIISQSLGLEVGGSVGVPLYLAQTFAITMYVFGFREGWLYIFPGHYAIIVDIVVFNLLFILAYLSAKLAFRVQYIILAVIAAALLSVAGSVFMGALEHPIQWWGEFPGAPENNFQGVSFWVVFAVLFPAATGIMAGANMSGELKNPKKSIPVGTISAIVISYLIYMASGYWFARVTTVDELVNNYNVMIDYALWPPAVLGGLLGATFSSALASIVGAPRILQALGEHRIFPGGGIFAKLAKDGEPRNAIMLTGGIVLVTLMLRDLNTIAPLITMFFLITYMMINMVVLIEQGMDMISFRPTFTIPRFVPVVGTAGCLFTMFIINPTFGLIALAFVIATYLYLTNRKLKVPYGDMRSGLFVSLAEWAAKRVSLLPENNERAWKANLLVPVRSARELSGTFSLIRNLVYPKGSIKLVGLSGMDDRGDLQDSLMDLAMSFGKENVYTRWTVIDSDNFKEAVLNALQTLQGTFFKPNILFLRLPNHTAYDEEIHSIINEARLNNMGIQLYVEDVVAQLGRSASINVWIHERSPDWDLNMNLGNLDLALLTAYKLKINWNAEMRVITVVEEGQEEEAYKYLENLLDIARLREVTPHVEIGSFTEALENAPHADVDLLGLPEEPDLNELRTYVEKTQSACVFVADSGRESILA, encoded by the coding sequence ATGGCTCCGGAGGGTACAGATACGTTACAGGATCAGGTAGATGAGAGAGAATCGACGGTGCAGCACAAGTACGGCACCTTTGGGGGCGTGTTTGTGCCTACGCTGCTTACGATTCTTGGGGTGATTCTATTTCTCAGGCAGGGCTGGGTGATCGGCAATGCCGGACTCCTGGGCGGATGGCTGATCATCACGATTGCATTCGTAATTGTCACATTCACCGCCCTTTCCATGTCGTGCATCACCACCAATATTCGCATCAAGGCCGGAGGCGCCTATTCCATTATATCCCAGTCACTGGGACTTGAGGTAGGGGGCAGCGTAGGGGTGCCGCTTTACCTGGCACAGACTTTTGCCATTACTATGTATGTATTCGGTTTTCGGGAAGGATGGCTCTACATCTTTCCGGGTCATTATGCAATCATCGTAGATATTGTAGTATTCAATTTGCTCTTCATATTGGCATATTTGAGTGCCAAGCTGGCCTTTCGCGTTCAGTATATTATTCTGGCAGTCATAGCGGCAGCTTTGCTATCTGTTGCAGGGAGCGTATTTATGGGAGCACTTGAACATCCTATTCAGTGGTGGGGCGAATTCCCGGGAGCCCCCGAGAATAATTTCCAGGGTGTCAGCTTCTGGGTAGTGTTTGCTGTTCTATTTCCTGCGGCAACGGGCATTATGGCGGGAGCAAATATGTCGGGTGAGCTTAAGAATCCCAAGAAGAGTATTCCGGTGGGTACCATCTCGGCCATAGTCATTAGCTATTTGATATACATGGCTTCAGGATACTGGTTTGCAAGGGTAACCACGGTTGATGAGCTCGTAAATAACTACAATGTAATGATTGATTATGCCCTCTGGCCGCCGGCCGTATTAGGAGGATTGCTGGGTGCTACTTTTTCCTCAGCCCTGGCATCGATTGTCGGTGCACCGCGTATTCTCCAGGCGTTGGGTGAACACCGTATTTTCCCGGGCGGGGGCATCTTTGCAAAACTGGCCAAAGACGGCGAACCCCGAAATGCCATTATGCTCACAGGGGGTATCGTACTGGTCACATTGATGCTGCGGGATCTTAATACCATCGCCCCGCTGATCACCATGTTTTTTCTAATAACGTACATGATGATAAACATGGTAGTACTCATTGAGCAGGGCATGGATATGATCAGTTTTCGCCCCACATTTACCATTCCAAGATTCGTGCCGGTAGTGGGCACCGCAGGCTGCCTGTTTACGATGTTTATTATCAATCCGACTTTTGGGTTGATTGCCTTGGCTTTTGTAATTGCCACCTATTTATATCTTACCAACAGAAAGCTGAAAGTTCCCTATGGCGACATGCGAAGCGGTCTCTTTGTATCTCTTGCCGAATGGGCAGCGAAACGGGTATCCCTGCTTCCTGAAAATAACGAGCGAGCCTGGAAAGCTAACCTGCTTGTACCCGTTCGTAGCGCAAGAGAATTAAGCGGAACTTTCAGTCTCATCAGAAACCTGGTTTATCCCAAAGGCTCCATCAAGCTGGTCGGTCTTTCCGGGATGGATGACCGAGGTGATCTGCAGGACTCACTGATGGATCTCGCTATGTCTTTTGGCAAGGAAAACGTTTACACCAGGTGGACTGTGATTGACTCCGATAACTTTAAAGAGGCCGTTCTTAACGCCTTACAGACCTTGCAGGGGACCTTTTTCAAGCCCAATATCCTGTTTCTGCGATTACCCAACCATACAGCATATGATGAAGAGATACACTCTATCATCAATGAGGCGCGGCTTAATAATATGGGCATACAGCTCTATGTGGAAGACGTTGTGGCGCAACTCGGAAGGAGCGCTTCCATCAATGTCTGGATACATGAAAGGAGTCCGGATTGGGATTTGAATATGAATCTTGGAAATCTTGACCTCGCACTCTTAACTGCCTATAAGCTAAAGATCAATTGGAATGCCGAGATGAGAGTAATCACGGTGGTTGAAGAGGGTCAGGAGGAAGAAGCCTACAAATATCTGGAGAACCTGCTGGACATTGCCCGTTTGAGAGAGGTCACTCCACATGTAGAGATTGGCTCCTTTACCGAAGCCCTCGAAAATGCGCCTCATGCTGATGTGGATTTGCTCGGCCTGCCGGAGGAACCCGATTTGAATGAGCTTCGCACGTATGTAGAGAAAACACAGTCGGCCTGTGTCTTTGTAGCCGACTCCGGCCGTGAGAGTATACTTGCCTGA